A region of Ochotona princeps isolate mOchPri1 chromosome 2, mOchPri1.hap1, whole genome shotgun sequence DNA encodes the following proteins:
- the LOC131479570 gene encoding LOW QUALITY PROTEIN: CWF19-like protein 2 (The sequence of the model RefSeq protein was modified relative to this genomic sequence to represent the inferred CDS: inserted 3 bases in 3 codons; substituted 1 base at 1 genomic stop codon) translates to TTMAAASGRFESERSIEERKEQTRLARAEALRQAKANFEKEERRKELKRLRGEDTWMLPEVNEQIEHLSQEHSVKKRKKKXKHSKKAKKQEKKSKKQKYEKNSESTDSSSSSEEEWVEAVPSQTSSKEKAWKVKDDKLEKEDGSQVIQRDEWMTVDFMSVKTVSSSSLTAERESLRKAEQEKAQALEQSKLLERELNPYWKDGRTGLPPEDCGVSSVTKVSGVEDGGLSWLKKSYQRMKEQAEKQNKNLEDTVAQRYGSMEIFQSKLAEAEKIASRKEDYRREWWRKPAFSDKAQNSQENRKSDLIKCNKSSRDSYSKADIENSSSKQKLLDDEKDKRSGSLETCRTECTPRQNQEFSSGNLRPKFLKPCDDEELSFHSKSKNFEPSRLSTSGAAEGSLHCGFRKPIENSEEKLTSWSGSDRSKDCKKRSHQTPSESSSRDCXHISEDVNEKPQPESLQDNPRNKESLRETKSALAGSGPQDESMHVLSVDERNKLGXKIIRAEMMGNMELAEQLKAQFEKANKCKDTVTQISSKKSGVDNEDQQEVVLVRTDQSGRGWPVNTSESSLEARGGRRKRQTVSTHEEXRVRYFHDDDNLSLNDLVRNEKRGTAKNQNKLFLRMASKFMGKADGDYYTLDDMSVARADERERPGNGEEHQSLAAQMEKCLYCFDSSQFPKHPIGAIGVKVYLCLPNFQSLTEGHCLIVPVQHHRAATLLDEDIWEEIQMFRKSLVKMFQEGPGAVA, encoded by the exons ACAACTATGGCAGCCGCCAGTGGTAGATTTGAAAGTGAGAGGAGTATCGAAGAGCGGAAAGAACAGACCCGGCTCGCCAGGGCCGAGGCGTTgcgccaggctaaagccaactttgaaaaagaagaaaggcgGAAAGAACTGAAGCGACTTCGGGGTGAGGATACATGGATGCTGCCTGAGGTGAACGAGCAAATTGAACATCTCTCACAGGAGCACTCtgtgaagaaaaggaagaaaa agaaacattcaaaaaaagcaaagaaacaagaaaaaaagagcaagaaacagaaatatgagaaaaacagTGAATCAACCGATAGTTCATCTAGCTCTGAGGAAGAGTGGGTTGAAGCTGTGCCATCCCAGACTTCTTCCAAGGAAAAGGCCTGGAAAGTAAAAGATGACAAGTTAGAAAAGGAAGATGGCAGCCAAGTTATTCAGAGGGATGAATGGATGACTGTAGATTTTATGTCCGTTAAAACTGTGTCATCATCTTCACTGACAGCTGAAAGGGAATCTCTAAGAAAAGCAGAACAGGAGAAAGCCCAAGCGCTTGAACAGTCCAAACTCTTGGAAAGAGAACTGAACCCGTACTGGAAGGATGGTAGAACAGGTCTTCCCCCGGAAGACTGTGGTGTGTCATCCGTTACTAAAGTTTCAGGAGTAGAAGATGGTGGATTAAGCTGGCTAAAGAAGTCTTATCAGAGAATGAAGGAACAAgctgagaaacaaaataaaaatctggaGGACACTGTAGCTCAAAGATATGGGTCAATGGAAATATTTCAGTCGAAATTAGCAGAAGCAGAAAAAATTGCATCTAGAAAAGAAGACTATAGAAGAGAATGGTGGAGGAAACCAGCTTTTTCAGATAAAGCACAGAATAgtcaagaaaatagaaaatcagaCTTAATAAAATGTAACAAAAGTTCAAGAGATAGTTATAGTAAAGCAGATATTGAAAATAGTAGCAGTAAACAGAAACTTTTGGATGATGAAAAAGATAAGAGATCTGGGTCTTTGGAAACTTGTAGAACAGAATGCACCCCAAGGCAAAATCAAGAGTTTTCTTCTGGAAATTTGAGACCTAAATTCTTAAAGCCCTGTGATGATGAAGAACTATCATTTCACAGTAAAAGCAAAAACTTTGAACCGTCTCGTTTATCGACATCAGGGGCAGCAGAGGGTTCTTTGCATTGTGGTTTTCGAAAACCCATAGAAAACAGTGAGGAAAAGTTAACATCATGGAGTGGATCTGACAGGAGTAAAGACTGCAAGAAACGTTCGCATCAGACGCCatcggaaagcagcagcagggactgttGACACATTTCAGAGGATGTGAATGAAAAACCACAGCCTGAAAGCTTGCAAGATAACCCCCGGAACAAAGAATCTCTACGGGAAACAAAGTCCGCACTGGCTGGCAGTGGTCCACAGGATGAGTCCATGCACGTTCTAAGTGTTGATGAGAGGAACAAGCTGG TCAAGATTATCAGGGCAGAGATGATGGGCAATATGGAATTAGCTGAACAACTTAAAGCCCAGTTTGAGAAGGCAAATAAATGCAAGGACACTGTAACACAGATATCTTCCAAAAAATCTGGAGTAGACAATGAAGACCAGCAGGAAGTGGTCCTTGTCAGAACTGATCAGTCTGGAAGAGGATGGCCTGTGAACACGTCAGAAAGTTCTCTGGAAGCacgaggaggaagaaggaagagacagacgGTTTCTACCCATGAGG AAAGAGTCAGATACTTTCATGATGATGATAATCTGAGCCTAAATGATTTAGTCAGAAATGAAAAGAGGGGAACAGCAAAAAATCAGAACAAACTTTTTCTGAGAATGGCATCTAAGTTTATGGGAAAAGCAGATGGAGACTATTATACTCTGGATGACATGTCTGTAGCCAGGGCAGACGAGAGAGAACGACCTGGTAACGGGGAAGAGCATCAGAGTCTCGCTGCACAAATGGAAAAATGCCTCTACTGTTTTGACAGCTCTCAGTTTCCTAAACACCCCATTGGTGCAATAGgtgttaaggtttatttatgtttaccCAATTTTCAGTCTCTTACTGAGGGGCACTGCCTGATAGTTCCCGTGCAGCACCATAGAGCAGCTACCTTATTGGACGAAGACATCTGGGAGGAAATTCAGATGTTCAGAAAATCCTTGGTAAAGATGTTTCAagaggggcccggcgccgtggcctag